A single genomic interval of uncultured Sphaerochaeta sp. harbors:
- the ychF gene encoding redox-regulated ATPase YchF, translating into MGVNCGIVGLPNVGKSTIFSALTAAPAEVANYPFCTIDPNVGIVSVPDKRLDKIATLIPPERVIPATFEFVDIAGLVAGASKGEGLGNRFLASIREVGVIAHVVRCFENSDIVHVNNKIDPLGDIETINIELALADLDTVTNRWAKQNKLNRLSKEAQKEMEKSLPVLSRLKDCLEQGKSARSLQLDEDELALVSDLHLITLKPVIYVCNVDEEGIVEENAFVKQVRAVAEGEGSEVVVICGKIESEIAVLETEEEKQEFLEAVGLQESGLNQLIRSAYHILGLRTFFTAGSDEDRAWTFRAGYKAPQAAGVIHSDFERGFIKAEVYNCEDLFTYGSEQKVKVAGKLRMEGKEYLVQDGDIMHFKFNV; encoded by the coding sequence ATGGGTGTTAATTGCGGCATAGTTGGGCTCCCCAACGTAGGAAAATCTACTATATTCTCAGCACTTACGGCAGCTCCTGCCGAAGTAGCGAATTATCCGTTCTGTACCATCGATCCCAACGTGGGAATCGTTTCCGTTCCTGATAAGCGGCTGGACAAGATTGCCACCTTGATTCCGCCAGAGCGGGTTATTCCTGCAACATTCGAATTTGTCGATATTGCAGGGTTGGTAGCAGGTGCAAGCAAGGGAGAAGGGCTGGGTAACCGGTTTCTCGCCTCAATCAGGGAAGTAGGGGTAATCGCGCACGTGGTTCGCTGCTTTGAAAACAGCGATATCGTTCATGTCAATAATAAGATCGATCCACTTGGGGATATCGAGACCATCAACATTGAGTTGGCTCTTGCTGACCTCGACACGGTGACAAACCGATGGGCTAAACAAAACAAGCTGAATCGACTGAGCAAAGAAGCACAGAAAGAGATGGAGAAATCTCTTCCTGTACTCTCTCGCCTTAAGGATTGTCTTGAGCAGGGAAAGAGCGCTCGTAGTCTGCAACTTGATGAGGATGAGCTTGCACTGGTCTCTGACCTTCACTTGATCACTCTCAAACCGGTCATCTATGTCTGCAACGTAGATGAGGAAGGCATTGTTGAAGAAAATGCCTTCGTGAAGCAGGTAAGAGCTGTCGCTGAGGGGGAAGGTTCAGAGGTAGTGGTTATCTGTGGAAAGATTGAGTCTGAGATTGCTGTATTGGAAACCGAGGAGGAGAAGCAGGAATTTCTCGAAGCTGTAGGGCTTCAGGAATCCGGTCTCAACCAGCTGATCCGTAGTGCCTACCACATTCTTGGCCTACGTACCTTCTTCACCGCAGGTTCTGATGAGGATAGGGCATGGACCTTCCGAGCAGGATACAAGGCTCCTCAGGCTGCTGGAGTCATCCACTCAGATTTTGAACGGGGATTTATCAAGGCCGAGGTATATAACTGTGAAGACCTTTTCACC
- the hflX gene encoding GTPase HflX — translation MGSTHTEDTEKNISSHDIQDERQRALLLVLVNSEDTPQTTQNRAQELEALVDTMGPITIHTEHIPLRKVHSATMIGSGKVEQIKALIEEKEPDLIVFDCPISPRVQRNLESILSICVIDRDEVILQIFADRAATKEAVLQVELARLEYSLPRLTRRWTSLGRQHGGVKGTRGEGEKQLELDRRQIQEKIVSLKAQLEKVVQQRNTQRSQRMNTNIPTGAIVGYTNSGKSSLLNALTSAGVLAENKLFATLDPTTRKVKLPGGEEILLSDTVGFVSDLPHHLVQAFKSTLEEARFADFLIIVCDAAHPNMLASYTTTVEVLEDLGCTDKPAIVLANKMDMVRDAFAVSRLKSLYPVVIETSIKEGTGLESLLEQITKTLGDLYPTATYFIPNSRHDLVAHIHRHGQVEFIDYQGEGILVRTRIQPRFQGPLSEFRKS, via the coding sequence ATGGGTAGTACACATACAGAAGACACTGAAAAGAATATTTCCAGCCACGACATACAAGATGAACGACAGAGAGCACTGCTCTTGGTCCTTGTAAACAGTGAAGACACACCACAAACCACGCAAAACCGTGCACAGGAACTGGAGGCCTTGGTAGACACCATGGGTCCAATTACCATTCATACTGAGCATATCCCGCTCAGGAAGGTGCACAGTGCAACCATGATCGGAAGCGGTAAGGTAGAACAGATCAAGGCCCTGATAGAAGAAAAAGAGCCTGACCTGATCGTGTTCGACTGCCCGATCAGTCCTCGCGTGCAGCGCAACCTGGAGAGCATTCTCTCCATCTGTGTGATAGACCGCGATGAAGTCATCCTTCAGATCTTTGCTGACAGAGCGGCAACCAAGGAAGCAGTACTGCAAGTTGAACTCGCACGACTCGAATATTCGCTGCCCAGACTAACCAGAAGATGGACCAGTCTTGGACGGCAACATGGTGGAGTGAAGGGAACCCGCGGAGAGGGTGAAAAACAGCTTGAGCTCGATAGACGGCAGATTCAGGAGAAAATTGTAAGCTTGAAAGCACAACTGGAGAAAGTAGTGCAACAGCGCAACACCCAACGTAGCCAGAGAATGAATACCAACATTCCAACGGGTGCCATCGTTGGCTACACCAACAGTGGAAAGTCCAGCCTGCTCAATGCCCTTACCAGTGCAGGCGTCCTTGCAGAGAACAAGCTCTTTGCAACCCTCGATCCCACCACCAGAAAGGTAAAGCTCCCAGGAGGGGAAGAGATTCTGCTCTCCGATACTGTCGGATTTGTCAGCGACCTACCCCACCACCTTGTCCAGGCATTCAAGAGCACGCTCGAGGAGGCCCGTTTCGCAGATTTTCTCATCATTGTCTGTGATGCTGCTCATCCCAATATGCTTGCTAGCTACACGACCACCGTTGAGGTACTTGAGGATCTTGGCTGCACTGATAAACCAGCAATTGTGTTGGCAAACAAGATGGATATGGTACGTGACGCTTTTGCTGTCAGCAGGCTCAAGTCACTCTATCCAGTGGTAATAGAAACATCCATCAAAGAAGGAACCGGTCTCGAATCCCTGCTTGAGCAGATTACCAAAACCCTTGGAGACCTCTATCCCACGGCAACCTATTTCATCCCCAACTCCCGTCATGACCTGGTTGCACATATCCACCGCCATGGACAGGTTGAGTTCATTGACTACCAAGGGGAGGGAATCTTGGTAAGAACGAGAATCCAGCCTCGTTTCCAAGGTCCGCTCAGTGAGTTCCGCAAGTCATAA